From one Nonomuraea polychroma genomic stretch:
- a CDS encoding YceI family protein — MTTPTRLSELTGDYVLDTAHTRIGFVARHTMATRVRGQFDHFKGSAHLDGDDPSKSGARLTIQAKSLQTRNERRDEQLRDTFLGMDDHPAITFTSTKVKQVDETTFEVTGDLTIRGVTKPVTVDFELTGAEHGPEGDVRVGFKGSATINRNDWGVNWNAATAVLVSPKVVLEFDVAAIRQS; from the coding sequence ATGACAACCCCGACCAGGCTCAGCGAGCTGACCGGCGACTACGTCCTCGACACCGCCCACACGCGGATCGGCTTCGTCGCCCGGCACACGATGGCCACCAGGGTGCGCGGACAGTTCGACCACTTCAAGGGCAGCGCGCACCTGGACGGCGACGACCCGTCGAAGTCCGGCGCCCGGCTCACGATCCAGGCGAAGAGCCTCCAGACCCGCAACGAGCGGCGCGACGAGCAACTGCGCGACACGTTCCTGGGCATGGACGACCACCCGGCCATCACCTTCACCTCGACCAAGGTGAAGCAGGTCGACGAGACCACCTTCGAGGTCACCGGTGACCTGACCATCCGCGGCGTGACCAAGCCGGTCACCGTGGACTTCGAGCTGACCGGCGCCGAGCACGGCCCCGAGGGCGACGTCCGGGTCGGCTTCAAGGGCAGCGCCACGATCAACCGCAACGACTGGGGTGTGAACTGGAACGCCGCGACCGCGGTGCTGGTCAGCCCGAAGGTGGTGCTGGAGTTCGACGTTGCCGCGATCCGGCAGTCCTGA
- a CDS encoding nuclear transport factor 2 family protein, translating to MSDIRTIADRFEIEALRGEFTDAGMMRDYDRLASLFTQDGVLRIPDINVEYIGPEEIRAGGERLQSLWDYFVQTTHPGTIQLEGDTAAGRAYIAEFGRMRDGSSHLNYAVYHDRYQRTPDGWKFSERVYEIKYLDTTPLAGSAPHASRSDKA from the coding sequence ATGAGCGACATTCGGACCATCGCTGACCGCTTCGAGATCGAGGCGCTGCGCGGCGAATTCACCGACGCGGGGATGATGCGCGACTACGACCGCCTCGCGTCCCTGTTCACACAGGACGGCGTGTTGCGGATCCCCGACATCAACGTCGAGTACATCGGCCCGGAGGAGATCCGCGCCGGGGGCGAGCGGCTGCAGAGTCTCTGGGACTACTTCGTGCAGACCACGCACCCCGGCACGATCCAGCTTGAGGGCGACACCGCGGCCGGCCGCGCGTACATCGCGGAGTTCGGGCGCATGCGCGACGGCAGCTCGCACCTGAACTACGCCGTCTACCACGACCGGTACCAGCGCACCCCGGACGGCTGGAAGTTCAGTGAGCGTGTCTACGAGATCAAATACCTCGACACCACTCCGCTGGCGGGCTCGGCACCCCACGCATCCAGGAGTGACAAAGCATGA
- the sigJ gene encoding RNA polymerase sigma factor SigJ, with product MTTPSEPGDGRLDPSLSAIMSERRQLINLAYRLLGSLADAEDVVQETYARWYAMSRRQQETIESPGAWLTTVASRICLDLLGSARARREHYVGAWIPEPLPDRTEWTTGRPGGATVDPADRVTLDESVNMAFLVVLESMTPAERVAFILHDVFRYSFAEVAEIVGRTPAACRQLASSARRRIRTSQDPSATPAAQRADIVRNFKQAWEAKDIDALISLLAPDATGIADGGGLVSAELDPIDGGEQIARILVDLARKAPDLTILERTVNGQPGLVAQQDGVTAVVMAFDVVGDRIKRIWAVRNPEKLRPWTTG from the coding sequence ATGACCACTCCATCCGAGCCAGGAGACGGCCGGCTCGATCCGAGCCTGAGCGCGATCATGAGTGAGCGGCGTCAGCTGATCAATCTCGCGTACCGGCTCCTCGGATCCCTGGCCGATGCCGAGGATGTCGTCCAGGAGACCTACGCCCGCTGGTACGCCATGTCCCGCCGGCAGCAGGAGACCATCGAGTCCCCTGGTGCCTGGCTGACGACGGTCGCCAGTCGCATCTGCCTCGACCTGCTCGGCTCGGCACGGGCACGGCGCGAACACTACGTGGGCGCATGGATTCCCGAGCCGCTGCCCGACCGTACGGAGTGGACCACCGGGCGGCCGGGCGGCGCCACGGTCGATCCGGCCGACCGGGTCACGCTCGACGAGTCGGTCAACATGGCCTTCCTGGTCGTGCTCGAATCGATGACCCCGGCCGAGCGCGTGGCGTTCATCCTGCACGACGTCTTCCGCTACTCCTTCGCCGAAGTGGCCGAGATCGTCGGCCGTACGCCGGCGGCCTGTCGCCAGCTGGCCTCCTCGGCCCGCCGCCGCATCCGCACGTCGCAGGATCCTTCCGCGACTCCGGCAGCCCAGCGCGCCGACATCGTCAGGAACTTCAAGCAGGCCTGGGAAGCCAAGGACATCGACGCCCTCATCAGCCTCCTCGCCCCCGACGCCACAGGGATCGCCGACGGCGGCGGCCTCGTCAGCGCCGAGCTCGACCCCATTGACGGAGGCGAGCAGATCGCGCGCATTCTCGTCGATCTCGCCCGCAAGGCACCTGACCTGACGATCCTGGAGCGTACGGTCAACGGCCAGCCCGGTCTGGTGGCCCAGCAAGACGGCGTGACCGCGGTGGTGATGGCGTTCGACGTCGTAGGCGACCGGATCAAGCGCATCTGGGCCGTACGCAACCCCGAGAAGCTCCGGCCTTGGACGACAGGCTGA
- a CDS encoding MFS transporter, giving the protein MSTEMIARGEADARVTGRRRALVPLLVVTGLVVLIQLYVSIPLQQPVAADLGDAGVTAALASGYALCYAAGFLVYGPLSDHFGRRPLLVIGLATLTIATLGVGLAPSLSVLGVLRAVQGAAAATFAPTALAFLGEALPQGRRTSAIGAMSVAFLAAGIIGQLGAAGIGETVGWRWTFYLSGAILGCLTLATFALVDEPTVERPPQRLLARYAALLRFALRPRSIVLSAGHLVVLGGFVGMYTLLGPHLTAAGLTATEIMAVRGLALPAMCCSLLLGPLVSQLGPVRTVLTGFSIAAAGLLNEAALSHSLVGLTAASIGFVAGIAVLVPLMITLWGQAAPPTRGIGMAINGFVLFLGAGLGPYATLLPGDFAWALTIIAALYLVAAALVVVAIRQRPGTS; this is encoded by the coding sequence GTGTCAACTGAGATGATCGCGCGAGGAGAGGCCGACGCCAGGGTCACCGGTCGGCGCCGCGCTCTGGTGCCGCTGCTCGTGGTGACGGGCTTGGTCGTGCTCATCCAGCTGTATGTGTCGATCCCGCTCCAGCAACCAGTCGCGGCCGATCTTGGGGATGCGGGTGTGACCGCGGCTCTGGCGTCGGGGTATGCGCTGTGCTACGCGGCGGGGTTCCTGGTCTATGGTCCTCTCTCCGATCACTTTGGCCGCCGACCGCTCCTCGTGATCGGGCTCGCCACACTCACGATCGCGACCCTTGGCGTCGGGCTCGCCCCGTCGCTGAGCGTCCTGGGTGTCCTGCGTGCGGTGCAGGGTGCGGCAGCAGCCACCTTCGCGCCGACTGCTCTGGCCTTTCTCGGTGAGGCGCTACCTCAGGGCAGGCGGACCAGTGCGATCGGCGCGATGTCGGTCGCCTTCCTGGCAGCAGGCATCATCGGGCAACTCGGCGCAGCCGGCATTGGCGAGACCGTCGGGTGGCGATGGACGTTCTACCTGAGCGGGGCGATACTCGGGTGTCTCACGCTCGCGACCTTCGCCCTGGTCGACGAACCGACGGTCGAGCGCCCACCGCAGCGCCTGCTTGCCCGCTACGCAGCCTTGCTGCGATTCGCCCTGCGCCCCCGATCGATCGTTCTCTCTGCGGGCCATCTCGTTGTGCTGGGTGGATTCGTCGGCATGTATACGTTGCTCGGACCGCACCTCACTGCCGCAGGGCTCACCGCCACCGAGATCATGGCCGTCCGAGGCCTGGCACTGCCCGCGATGTGCTGCTCACTGTTGCTCGGACCACTGGTGTCGCAGCTCGGCCCGGTTCGTACGGTTCTGACCGGATTCTCCATTGCTGCCGCGGGACTCCTGAACGAAGCAGCGCTGAGCCACAGTCTGGTGGGTCTCACGGCCGCGAGTATCGGTTTCGTCGCGGGGATCGCCGTTCTGGTGCCACTCATGATCACGCTATGGGGTCAAGCTGCCCCCCCGACGAGAGGCATCGGCATGGCCATCAACGGCTTCGTCCTGTTCCTTGGCGCCGGCCTCGGCCCTTACGCGACGTTGCTGCCCGGAGACTTCGCCTGGGCACTCACCATCATCGCCGCCCTGTATCTCGTAGCCGCCGCCCTCGTCGTCGTTGCGATCCGGCAGCGCCCAGGAACGAGCTGA
- a CDS encoding TetR family transcriptional regulator → MAWNTEETKRRLKEAAVLEFAAHGLGGTTMERIARRAAVNKERLYNYFGDKSQLFATVLADELNKVAAAVPLDGLDGPEAVGAYAAAVYDYHASHPELTRLLLWEGLLDLPQVPDEGSRTDYYRAKVSAFAQAQQAGLISDQIPAADLAFLVLALAGWWYAVPQMARMMRADADSSAESAKVALMRAAVRLTTPAS, encoded by the coding sequence ATGGCCTGGAACACCGAGGAGACCAAGCGCAGACTCAAGGAAGCGGCCGTCCTCGAGTTCGCCGCCCATGGCCTCGGCGGGACCACGATGGAACGCATCGCACGTCGCGCCGCCGTCAACAAGGAACGTCTCTACAACTACTTCGGCGACAAGTCGCAACTGTTCGCCACCGTGCTCGCCGACGAACTGAACAAGGTGGCGGCCGCCGTCCCTCTCGACGGCCTCGACGGACCCGAAGCCGTCGGCGCGTACGCCGCAGCCGTGTACGACTACCACGCGAGCCACCCGGAGTTGACCCGCCTGCTGCTGTGGGAAGGTCTCCTCGACCTGCCCCAGGTGCCCGACGAGGGCTCCCGCACCGACTACTACCGGGCCAAAGTCTCCGCCTTCGCGCAGGCCCAGCAAGCGGGTCTCATCAGCGATCAGATCCCGGCCGCCGACCTGGCTTTCCTCGTCCTGGCCCTCGCCGGCTGGTGGTACGCCGTGCCTCAGATGGCACGCATGATGCGCGCCGATGCCGACAGCAGCGCCGAATCGGCCAAGGTGGCTCTCATGCGAGCCGCGGTGCGCCTGACCACGCCGGCGTCATGA
- a CDS encoding mandelate racemase/muconate lactonizing enzyme family protein: MNRIARVESFTVALPSLRDFAVAGGPVVRGGRPAVRVLVKVTADDGATGWGEATPIPSWTYETTESIVSTIEGYLAPAAAGRPLWDLDGLCRAFDRTISKGFSIGMPLARAAVDVACHDAFARSLGLSLGELWSRRRRDTIELAWIVATESASAAADSVAEGRAHGYRHVKVKIGLHAEDEDVAIVTAVRAAAPDAVLWVDANQGYTAAAALRVARRLADLDVAVFEQPLPSNDIAGLRRLRDASPIPVAVDESLRHPSDLATFVRLDAIDVAVAKVQRCGGLTLALRQCQLAEDCGLAIRGSGLTESDIGLAASLHLFAAFGVDTPVDLNGRQFITSPYATDPVITVADGVAHVPTGPGLGIGVNEEAVRELAL; the protein is encoded by the coding sequence GTGAACCGGATAGCACGCGTCGAGAGCTTCACCGTGGCCCTGCCGTCGCTGCGCGACTTCGCCGTCGCGGGCGGGCCCGTGGTCAGGGGCGGCCGCCCGGCCGTCAGAGTCCTGGTGAAGGTCACGGCCGACGACGGCGCCACCGGGTGGGGCGAGGCCACCCCGATCCCGTCCTGGACGTACGAGACCACCGAGTCGATCGTCTCCACCATCGAGGGCTACCTGGCCCCGGCGGCCGCCGGCCGCCCGCTGTGGGATTTGGACGGGCTCTGCCGCGCCTTCGACCGCACCATCAGCAAGGGCTTCTCGATCGGCATGCCGCTGGCGCGCGCGGCGGTCGACGTGGCCTGCCACGACGCCTTCGCCCGCAGCCTTGGTCTGTCCCTCGGCGAGCTGTGGAGCCGGCGCAGGCGCGACACCATCGAGCTGGCCTGGATCGTGGCCACCGAGTCGGCGTCCGCAGCCGCCGACTCGGTGGCCGAGGGCCGCGCGCACGGCTACCGCCACGTCAAGGTCAAGATCGGCCTGCACGCCGAGGACGAGGACGTGGCCATCGTGACCGCCGTACGCGCCGCCGCCCCCGACGCCGTGCTGTGGGTGGACGCCAACCAGGGCTATACAGCCGCCGCCGCGCTCCGGGTGGCCAGGCGCCTGGCCGACCTGGACGTCGCCGTCTTCGAGCAGCCGCTGCCGTCCAACGACATCGCCGGCCTGCGTCGCCTGCGTGACGCCAGCCCCATTCCGGTCGCCGTGGACGAGAGCCTGCGCCACCCGAGCGACCTGGCGACGTTCGTCCGGCTCGATGCCATCGACGTCGCCGTCGCCAAGGTGCAGCGCTGCGGCGGGCTGACCCTTGCCCTGCGCCAGTGCCAGCTCGCCGAGGACTGCGGCCTGGCGATCAGGGGCTCCGGCCTCACCGAGTCCGACATCGGGCTGGCCGCCTCGCTCCACCTGTTCGCCGCGTTCGGCGTGGACACGCCGGTCGACCTCAACGGCCGGCAGTTCATCACCAGCCCCTACGCCACGGACCCGGTCATCACCGTCGCCGACGGCGTCGCCCACGTACCCACCGGCCCTGGCCTGGGGATCGGCGTGAACGAGGAGGCGGTCCGCGAGCTCGCCCTTTGA
- a CDS encoding BNR-4 repeat-containing protein — MIKRRNFLLGGTLVALAPLLPDSPAFASAGSGFAVQTVATGVAAKSDRRAMAGGLYDPVAGKTFVSWTGENTHPYVAAYDHATGAWTQPIKVGQSPKADSHHYPVMIQADDGRLLVFYGSHNSVQRLATSQPHTVEGDWTDGTIDAAPRSTYPMPVKASNGDIYLFFRSTPHNDDPSLPTDYRPIHYVLSTDDGRTWTRSRDLEGIPHAIGSTDRPDNCNEIYIGEIEVTPAQGNVPERFHFVWTLAGGGPGRHEHDYYHRNLYYAAFQPGDRRFYSAAGDDLGAGVDCGAASRLPLVLETELKRAKPLSRDVGYTHLVGSMAGNRPVLLFMLQDGDTTVVHAAAWQGHDWRIAEMTREATLFDKEQISPTAFRVYASPADGTSAVYTYILENGSHWRSEARVPTPTRIQRASLIAGFRDPARVVLTGSAASPTVPAGGMFVLGMPGT; from the coding sequence ATGATCAAAAGACGGAACTTCCTGCTCGGCGGCACGTTAGTCGCCCTGGCTCCGCTCCTGCCCGACTCGCCCGCGTTCGCGAGCGCGGGCTCCGGTTTCGCCGTCCAGACCGTCGCCACCGGCGTGGCGGCCAAGAGCGACCGGCGCGCCATGGCCGGCGGCCTGTACGACCCGGTCGCGGGCAAGACGTTCGTCTCCTGGACCGGGGAGAACACCCACCCCTACGTCGCCGCCTACGACCACGCCACCGGCGCATGGACCCAGCCGATCAAGGTCGGGCAGTCGCCGAAGGCCGACTCCCACCACTACCCGGTGATGATCCAGGCCGACGACGGCCGGCTCCTGGTCTTCTACGGTTCGCACAACAGCGTCCAGCGGCTGGCCACCTCCCAGCCGCACACCGTCGAGGGGGACTGGACCGACGGGACCATCGACGCCGCGCCGCGCTCGACGTACCCGATGCCCGTCAAGGCGAGCAACGGCGACATCTACCTCTTCTTCCGGTCGACCCCGCACAACGACGACCCCTCCCTCCCCACCGACTACCGGCCCATCCACTACGTCCTGTCCACCGACGACGGCCGCACCTGGACCCGCTCCCGGGACCTGGAGGGCATCCCGCACGCCATCGGCTCCACGGACCGGCCCGACAACTGCAACGAGATCTACATCGGCGAGATCGAGGTCACCCCGGCGCAGGGGAACGTGCCGGAACGTTTCCACTTCGTCTGGACGCTCGCCGGCGGCGGACCCGGCCGCCACGAGCACGACTACTACCACCGCAACCTTTACTACGCGGCCTTCCAGCCCGGCGACCGGCGTTTCTACAGCGCCGCCGGCGACGACCTGGGCGCCGGAGTGGACTGCGGCGCGGCCTCCCGGCTCCCGCTCGTCCTGGAGACCGAGCTGAAAAGGGCGAAGCCGCTGTCACGGGACGTCGGCTACACCCACCTGGTCGGGTCGATGGCGGGCAACCGTCCCGTGCTGCTGTTCATGCTCCAGGACGGCGACACCACCGTCGTGCACGCGGCCGCCTGGCAGGGCCACGACTGGCGCATCGCCGAGATGACCAGGGAGGCGACCCTGTTCGACAAGGAGCAGATCTCCCCGACCGCGTTCCGCGTCTACGCCAGCCCCGCCGACGGAACCTCGGCCGTCTACACCTACATCCTGGAGAACGGCAGCCACTGGCGGTCCGAGGCCAGGGTTCCCACCCCCACCAGGATCCAGCGTGCCAGCCTCATCGCCGGCTTCCGCGACCCCGCGCGCGTGGTTCTGACCGGCTCGGCCGCCAGCCCCACGGTCCCCGCGGGCGGCATGTTCGTCCTCGGGATGCCGGGCACGTGA
- a CDS encoding D-2-hydroxyacid dehydrogenase, with product MSTTLVLLPPHDPATEDWQARLEREVPDLVVLRPGSREDVEHALAEADAAYGTLPADLLAHAGRLRWLQAPQAGPPPGFYHPALVAHPVQVTNMRDTYTGHVAAHTLALVLALARGLPRYVREQARARWAPDWDPGAVLPLGEATALVVGVGAVGAEVGRLLAAFGIRVVGVDARRGGPVPGFAEVLPADALDRLLPGADLVILTVPHTPATEGLLDARRLALAKPGAYVVNVGRGPTVRLDDLAAALSAGRLAGAALDVFETEPLPADHPLWRRPDVLITPHVAGVGPHADERRFAVLLENARRFVAGRELINLVDKSEWY from the coding sequence ATGAGCACCACCCTGGTCCTGCTGCCGCCGCACGATCCGGCCACCGAGGACTGGCAGGCCCGGCTGGAGCGGGAGGTGCCGGACCTCGTCGTGCTGCGACCGGGGAGCCGCGAGGATGTGGAGCACGCGCTGGCGGAGGCCGACGCCGCCTACGGCACGCTGCCGGCTGACTTGCTGGCGCACGCCGGACGCCTGCGCTGGCTGCAGGCCCCCCAGGCCGGGCCGCCGCCGGGGTTCTACCATCCGGCCTTGGTCGCGCACCCCGTGCAGGTCACCAACATGCGTGACACCTACACCGGCCACGTGGCCGCGCACACGCTGGCGCTGGTGCTCGCGCTGGCCAGGGGCCTGCCCAGGTACGTCCGCGAACAGGCCCGCGCGCGCTGGGCGCCCGACTGGGACCCCGGCGCCGTGCTTCCCCTGGGCGAGGCCACCGCGCTGGTGGTGGGGGTGGGCGCGGTCGGGGCCGAGGTCGGCAGGCTGCTGGCGGCGTTCGGGATCAGGGTCGTGGGCGTGGACGCCCGGCGCGGCGGCCCGGTGCCGGGCTTCGCCGAGGTGCTGCCGGCCGACGCTCTCGACCGGCTGCTTCCCGGGGCGGACCTGGTCATCCTGACTGTTCCGCACACGCCCGCCACCGAGGGGCTGCTGGACGCGCGGCGGCTGGCGCTGGCCAAGCCCGGGGCGTACGTCGTCAACGTCGGCCGCGGGCCGACCGTCCGGCTCGACGACCTGGCCGCCGCCCTGTCCGCGGGGCGCCTGGCCGGCGCGGCCCTGGACGTCTTCGAGACCGAACCGCTTCCCGCCGATCACCCGCTCTGGCGGCGTCCTGACGTGCTCATCACCCCGCACGTGGCCGGCGTGGGGCCGCATGCCGACGAGCGGCGCTTCGCCGTCCTGCTGGAGAACGCCCGGCGCTTCGTGGCCGGGCGGGAACTGATCAACCTGGTCGACAAGTCTGAATGGTACTGA
- a CDS encoding hydroxyacid dehydrogenase, with protein sequence MLNGLYVMDPNRFDDVYGPQARAAIERHLAIPSPPLTADRLTPDVLADLQVLVTGWGAPRLDAELLAAAPKLSLVLYGAGSIRPLVTPEMWARGVRVTSAAIANATPVAEFALSQILYALKHGWRYVLAARAAAAPAARGPEIGAYGAVVGLVSLGATGLATARLLAHHDLVVQAYDPYADPAQAGRLGVRLVGLAELFATSDVVSLHAPLTPETRGIVGAGLLESMKPDATLINTARGGLVDEAALVDVLGRRTDLFAVLDVTDPEPPVTGSPLFTMPNIVVTPHVAGSLGHERRRHGQAMADELARYVAGEPLLYEITESGLARRA encoded by the coding sequence ATGCTGAACGGCCTGTACGTGATGGACCCGAACCGCTTCGACGACGTCTACGGCCCGCAGGCCCGGGCCGCGATCGAGCGGCACCTCGCCATCCCCTCACCCCCGCTCACCGCCGACCGGCTCACCCCCGACGTACTCGCCGACCTCCAGGTGCTGGTTACCGGGTGGGGAGCGCCCAGGCTGGACGCCGAGCTGCTCGCCGCCGCGCCCAAACTCTCGCTGGTGCTGTACGGCGCCGGCTCCATCCGCCCGCTGGTCACCCCGGAGATGTGGGCCAGAGGAGTGCGGGTCACCTCGGCGGCCATCGCCAACGCCACCCCGGTCGCCGAGTTCGCGCTCTCGCAGATCCTGTACGCGCTCAAGCACGGCTGGCGCTACGTGCTGGCCGCGCGCGCCGCCGCCGCCCCCGCCGCGCGCGGACCCGAGATCGGGGCCTACGGCGCGGTGGTGGGCCTGGTCTCGCTCGGCGCCACGGGCCTGGCCACCGCACGGCTGCTCGCCCACCACGACCTCGTCGTGCAGGCCTACGACCCGTACGCCGACCCGGCGCAGGCCGGGCGGCTCGGGGTACGCCTGGTCGGACTGGCGGAGCTGTTCGCCACCTCCGACGTGGTCAGCCTGCACGCACCGCTCACCCCTGAGACGCGCGGCATCGTCGGCGCCGGGTTGCTGGAGTCGATGAAACCCGACGCCACCCTGATCAACACGGCGCGCGGCGGCCTCGTCGACGAGGCCGCGCTCGTCGACGTGCTGGGCCGGCGGACCGACCTGTTCGCCGTCCTCGACGTCACCGACCCGGAGCCGCCCGTCACCGGGTCGCCGCTGTTCACGATGCCCAACATCGTCGTCACCCCGCACGTGGCGGGCAGCCTGGGCCACGAGCGGCGCCGTCACGGGCAGGCGATGGCCGACGAGCTCGCCCGCTACGTCGCGGGGGAGCCGCTGTTGTACGAGATCACCGAGTCCGGACTGGCGAGAAGGGCATGA
- a CDS encoding carbohydrate ABC transporter permease: MTTTTQATRRSNTVRANLIALPILLLVGLVWVYPFLWTISAAFKTQAGMFTSGASLVPDQLNFDNFVRAWVNAGFSGYFLNTVLYSVVSTLIELVKAALCGYVLARYDFPGRTLLYRMIVGTLFIPVASIIVPQFVLIENLGLLNTRAGVILAMSGGAGALYVLLFVGFFSSVPADLFEAAKLDGAGFLKTFGLILPLAKPVIAVVVIFQFISSWNEFNIPLVFTLGQPDLQNLAVGMMSFQGEYATDWTGFAAGMTISFLPMLMIFLFFQNYFTRGLAGATKG; encoded by the coding sequence ATGACGACGACCACTCAGGCCACCCGGCGCAGCAACACCGTGCGGGCCAATCTCATCGCCCTGCCGATCCTGCTGCTCGTCGGGCTCGTGTGGGTCTATCCCTTCCTGTGGACGATCTCGGCCGCGTTCAAGACCCAGGCCGGGATGTTCACCAGTGGCGCGAGCCTCGTGCCCGACCAGCTGAACTTCGACAACTTCGTCCGGGCCTGGGTCAACGCCGGGTTCTCCGGATACTTCCTCAACACGGTGCTCTACTCGGTCGTCTCGACCCTCATCGAGCTGGTCAAGGCGGCCCTGTGCGGCTACGTGCTGGCCAGGTACGACTTCCCCGGCCGGACCCTGCTCTACCGGATGATCGTGGGAACCCTGTTCATCCCGGTCGCCTCGATCATCGTTCCGCAGTTCGTGCTGATCGAGAACCTCGGCCTGCTGAACACGCGGGCCGGGGTCATCCTGGCCATGTCCGGCGGCGCCGGCGCCCTCTACGTCCTGCTGTTCGTCGGGTTCTTCTCCAGCGTCCCTGCCGACCTGTTCGAGGCCGCCAAGCTCGACGGGGCCGGCTTCCTCAAGACGTTCGGCCTCATCCTCCCGCTGGCCAAGCCGGTCATCGCGGTGGTGGTCATCTTCCAGTTCATCAGCAGCTGGAACGAGTTCAACATCCCGCTGGTGTTCACGCTCGGCCAGCCCGACCTGCAGAACCTCGCCGTCGGGATGATGTCCTTCCAGGGCGAGTACGCCACCGACTGGACCGGGTTCGCCGCGGGGATGACGATCTCGTTCCTGCCGATGCTGATGATCTTCCTTTTCTTCCAGAACTACTTCACGCGCGGCCTGGCCGGCGCCACGAAGGGGTGA
- a CDS encoding carbohydrate ABC transporter permease, protein MTTIAPAPGRERVTESDRSPAERVPERVDHSRERVRGFDRVWLLVFLAPFLLLYLGFTIWPLIATIYYSFFDWSGIGPIENFVGAGNYGTILADPLFWVSVVNTLIFALLTTVIKLPISLVAAILLTRKWLRGKRFFRTVFFAPLIIPVAMAGLVFTYLLNPSNGALNAILRDLGLVDQGFDVFANRWSALLVLVLVSIWQIFGQYMIYWMAALQNVPEELYEAAAIDGASEWKKLTRITLPIIRPVAVIITLLGLVNAMHVFGLVVTLTAGGPGTSTYVVSYFIYQNAFGRVPFAYGYASAAALLFSVIAFVLVSAQGLAVRRAQRLRKEYGV, encoded by the coding sequence ATGACAACCATCGCCCCTGCCCCCGGCAGGGAGAGGGTGACGGAGAGCGACCGGTCGCCCGCCGAGCGTGTGCCCGAACGCGTCGATCACTCCCGCGAGCGCGTCCGCGGCTTCGACAGGGTCTGGCTGCTCGTCTTCCTGGCCCCCTTCCTCCTGCTCTACCTCGGCTTCACCATTTGGCCGCTGATCGCGACGATCTACTACTCCTTCTTCGACTGGTCGGGCATCGGCCCGATCGAGAACTTCGTCGGGGCCGGCAACTACGGCACGATCCTGGCCGACCCGCTGTTCTGGGTCTCGGTCGTCAACACGCTGATCTTCGCCCTGCTGACGACCGTCATCAAGCTCCCGATCTCGCTGGTGGCGGCGATCCTGCTCACCCGCAAGTGGCTGCGCGGCAAGCGGTTCTTCCGGACCGTATTCTTCGCGCCGCTCATCATCCCCGTCGCCATGGCAGGCCTGGTCTTCACCTACCTGCTCAACCCGTCCAACGGCGCGCTGAATGCGATCCTGCGTGACCTCGGCCTGGTCGACCAGGGGTTCGACGTGTTCGCCAACCGGTGGAGCGCGTTGCTCGTGCTCGTGCTCGTCTCCATCTGGCAGATCTTCGGCCAGTACATGATCTACTGGATGGCGGCGCTGCAGAACGTGCCGGAGGAGCTCTACGAGGCGGCCGCCATCGACGGCGCAAGCGAGTGGAAGAAGCTCACCCGCATCACGCTGCCGATCATCAGGCCGGTCGCCGTGATCATCACCCTGCTCGGCCTGGTGAACGCCATGCACGTCTTCGGGCTGGTCGTCACGCTCACCGCGGGCGGGCCCGGCACCAGCACCTACGTGGTGTCCTACTTCATCTACCAGAACGCCTTCGGCAGGGTTCCGTTCGCCTACGGCTACGCCTCGGCCGCGGCGCTGCTGTTCTCCGTCATCGCCTTCGTCCTGGTCTCCGCCCAGGGCCTCGCGGTCCGCCGGGCCCAGCGGCTCAGGAAGGAGTACGGCGTCTGA